The following coding sequences lie in one Corynebacterium humireducens NBRC 106098 = DSM 45392 genomic window:
- a CDS encoding Wadjet anti-phage system protein JetD domain-containing protein, protein MVVMRADARVKLQSYIRRHRRKLLLDAFPGHGFPLHPPTARAAAADEKGARRFVRDWEGVPGVVWEKRDWTAAGAGRHPVPVRFEVDSLDALVQEAELGAEWAAWVQRRDLLVDAGCDREAVVTAIALWADQGMPTLETALRVVTWFRERPGVTVLPRAVAVEGVDTKWLERHRPLVETLLAATRGVSGREDLGLLAPPDRVRMRSHPGEGPGGLSDVEVPVEELAAVSPARGILMVENLSSFLALPTWPGVVHVWGVGYRAASLAAEPWFRAAPLLYWGDLDADGFSILSNVRGIHGDVTSVLMDVDTVRRWSRLGVPDREFQVRSYPGLTEAEGAAVEALIMAGHLRIEQERIRFDVAVAAIEEAVLIRLGRSGA, encoded by the coding sequence ATGGTGGTCATGCGTGCCGACGCCCGGGTGAAACTGCAGAGCTACATCCGCCGTCACCGACGGAAACTGCTTCTCGACGCCTTCCCCGGCCACGGCTTCCCCCTCCACCCTCCGACTGCCCGCGCCGCGGCTGCGGACGAGAAGGGGGCCCGCCGATTCGTCCGGGACTGGGAGGGCGTACCGGGCGTCGTGTGGGAGAAGCGCGACTGGACGGCGGCGGGTGCCGGCCGGCACCCGGTGCCTGTCCGCTTCGAGGTGGACAGCCTTGATGCGCTGGTGCAGGAGGCGGAGCTGGGGGCGGAATGGGCCGCGTGGGTGCAGCGCCGAGACCTGCTGGTGGACGCAGGGTGCGACAGGGAGGCCGTCGTCACGGCCATCGCCCTGTGGGCGGATCAGGGGATGCCGACCCTGGAGACAGCACTGCGTGTGGTGACCTGGTTTCGGGAACGCCCGGGTGTGACGGTGCTGCCCCGTGCCGTGGCCGTGGAAGGGGTGGATACCAAGTGGCTGGAACGTCACCGCCCGCTGGTGGAGACCCTGTTGGCCGCTACTCGGGGAGTGTCCGGCCGCGAGGACCTCGGGCTGCTGGCCCCACCCGACCGCGTGCGGATGCGATCTCACCCCGGTGAGGGCCCCGGTGGGTTGAGTGATGTGGAGGTTCCCGTGGAGGAGCTGGCTGCCGTCTCACCGGCACGCGGCATCCTCATGGTGGAGAATCTCAGCAGCTTTCTCGCCCTGCCGACATGGCCGGGGGTTGTTCACGTGTGGGGTGTGGGTTACCGGGCGGCGTCATTGGCTGCGGAACCCTGGTTCCGGGCTGCACCCCTCCTGTACTGGGGCGATCTGGATGCCGACGGCTTCTCCATTCTCTCGAATGTACGCGGCATCCACGGGGATGTGACATCGGTGCTCATGGATGTGGACACCGTGCGCAGGTGGTCCCGTCTCGGAGTTCCGGACCGGGAATTCCAGGTGCGCTCCTATCCGGGACTGACCGAGGCGGAGGGAGCGGCCGTCGAGGCGCTCATTATGGCCGGGCATCTGCGCATCGAGCAGGAGCGCATCCGTTTCGACGTTGCGGTGGCGGCGATCGAGGAGGCTGTGTTGATACGCCTGGGCCGGAGTGGTGCCTGA
- a CDS encoding Fic family protein yields MNGMPSTFDPDLPYNDLPPLPPPIEVETRGVLKAVVAAREQLAALDTACRLIPNPHIITSTIPLREAQASTEIENIVTTNDELFRAAWAVDADPSPATKEALRYREALHRGVAQLGERPVSVKTAEMLGSILQGGPALIRSTPGTFIGDPAKKTRVYTPPEGREVIERHLGAWERFIYSDHDLDPLVLMAVTHYQFEAIHPFYDGNGRTGRLLNVLLLIQANLLQLPVLYLSGYIVSNKSEYYRLLRAVTEESAWEDWVLFMVRGVEQAARDAYELINRLRDLQEQTAAEIRGIGGIQPAAELAEVLLMNPYVRIQDVIDAELAQRQTASNWLAKLVRAGLLVEVKVGRQKIFVNGRALEILT; encoded by the coding sequence ATGAACGGCATGCCGTCGACTTTTGACCCTGACCTTCCCTACAACGACCTACCTCCGTTGCCGCCCCCAATTGAGGTGGAGACCAGAGGGGTCCTCAAGGCGGTTGTAGCTGCGCGAGAACAGCTGGCGGCGCTGGATACGGCGTGCCGTCTGATCCCCAACCCGCACATCATCACGTCAACGATTCCCCTGCGTGAGGCACAGGCATCGACTGAGATCGAGAACATCGTCACCACCAATGACGAACTCTTTCGCGCGGCGTGGGCTGTCGATGCGGATCCGTCCCCGGCCACCAAGGAAGCTCTTCGTTACCGCGAGGCGCTGCACCGGGGAGTTGCGCAGCTCGGCGAGCGGCCGGTGTCCGTGAAGACCGCCGAAATGCTGGGATCCATTCTGCAGGGAGGGCCGGCTCTCATCCGCTCAACTCCCGGGACCTTCATCGGAGATCCGGCGAAGAAGACGCGGGTGTACACGCCGCCCGAGGGTAGGGAGGTCATTGAGCGACACCTGGGGGCATGGGAACGATTCATTTATTCAGACCATGACCTCGATCCGTTGGTTCTCATGGCGGTGACCCACTATCAGTTCGAGGCAATCCATCCTTTTTATGATGGAAATGGTCGAACGGGACGGCTGCTGAACGTTCTACTTCTCATTCAGGCGAACCTGCTGCAGCTTCCTGTTCTCTATCTCTCCGGGTACATCGTCTCCAACAAGTCCGAGTACTACCGTCTGCTGCGGGCAGTCACGGAGGAGTCTGCCTGGGAGGACTGGGTGCTGTTCATGGTGCGCGGTGTTGAGCAAGCCGCCCGTGACGCTTATGAACTGATCAACCGGCTTCGTGACCTGCAGGAACAGACCGCAGCGGAGATCCGTGGAATCGGAGGAATTCAGCCTGCTGCGGAGCTCGCGGAAGTTCTGTTGATGAATCCCTACGTGCGCATCCAGGACGTCATTGACGCTGAGCTTGCGCAACGGCAGACGGCGTCCAACTGGTTGGCCAAGCTGGTCCGTGCCGGACTCCTGGTGGAGGTGAAGGTGGGCAGGCAGAAGATCTTTGTCAATGGCCGGGCACTGGAGATCCTCACCTAA
- a CDS encoding App1 family protein — MGISDIARTVERRINATGVRRKAAQGWRPAVTGFHGYGSPTRLHVLGRVLMESPDPASNQVQRGWRQFFTTQVSDIPVSVRIGDLVVESRTNAQGYIDVLVHDHGLTPGWHEVSLEPADGPATSARILIVDSDVRYGIISDIDDTVLVTWLPRALIAAWNAWVKRTDQRRPVPGMAEFYAELRRNHPNMPVFYLSTGAWNTFGTLVDFLARHNFPTGPLLLTDWGPTPTGLFRDGAEHKKIQLRNLIIEYPDIHWILIGDDGQHDPLTYSELVFEHPDRVAGVAIRQLSPQEHVLAHGTAAPLAQARREELFGVRTIVGEDGHELLEEYRKDPFLG; from the coding sequence ATGGGAATCTCGGACATCGCACGCACCGTGGAACGGCGGATCAACGCGACGGGGGTGCGTCGTAAAGCAGCCCAGGGATGGCGACCGGCCGTCACCGGCTTCCACGGCTACGGCAGCCCCACCCGCCTCCACGTCCTCGGACGCGTCCTCATGGAGAGCCCCGACCCGGCGTCAAACCAGGTCCAGCGCGGCTGGCGGCAGTTTTTCACCACCCAGGTCAGCGACATCCCGGTGTCCGTCCGCATCGGCGACCTCGTGGTGGAATCCCGGACCAACGCTCAGGGCTACATCGACGTCCTCGTTCACGACCATGGCCTGACACCCGGATGGCACGAGGTCAGCCTCGAACCCGCAGACGGACCCGCCACCAGCGCCCGCATCCTCATCGTGGACTCGGACGTGCGGTACGGCATCATCTCCGACATCGACGACACCGTCCTGGTCACCTGGCTGCCACGGGCACTCATCGCCGCCTGGAACGCCTGGGTGAAGCGCACCGACCAACGACGCCCCGTACCCGGCATGGCCGAGTTCTACGCCGAACTACGCCGCAACCACCCCAACATGCCCGTCTTCTACCTGTCCACCGGTGCCTGGAACACCTTCGGAACCCTCGTGGACTTCCTCGCACGCCACAACTTCCCCACCGGACCCCTCCTGCTCACCGACTGGGGACCCACCCCCACCGGCCTCTTCCGCGACGGCGCCGAGCACAAGAAGATCCAGCTGCGCAACCTCATCATCGAGTACCCCGACATCCACTGGATCCTCATCGGCGACGACGGACAGCACGACCCCCTCACCTATTCCGAACTCGTCTTCGAGCACCCGGACCGGGTGGCCGGCGTGGCCATCCGGCAGCTCAGCCCGCAGGAGCACGTCCTCGCCCACGGCACCGCCGCCCCGCTCGCACAGGCCCGCCGCGAGGAGCTCTTCGGCGTGCGCACCATCGTCGGAGAGGACGGGCACGAGCTGCTGGAGGAGTACCGGAAGGACCCGTTCCTGGGGTAG
- a CDS encoding DUF4395 domain-containing protein has translation MAHPLLAFPATVNEHAARVTAGLVVLLTLATILTTGPTRLLLLTLLTLGFALRVAGGPRYSPLARFSVHVLVPLLRRSPRLTAGAPKRFAQALGLAFSATALSLSLPGWHHAATVTLVMLAAAATLEAAFGFCLGCRIFGQLIRLGLIPEDVCADCADVTARYARAKAPTLEIPRAEVDIHVR, from the coding sequence ATGGCCCATCCGCTCCTCGCCTTCCCCGCCACCGTCAACGAGCACGCCGCCCGCGTCACCGCGGGACTGGTCGTCCTCCTGACTCTGGCCACCATCCTCACCACCGGCCCGACCCGCCTGCTCCTGCTCACCCTCCTGACGCTCGGCTTCGCCCTGCGCGTCGCCGGCGGCCCCCGCTACTCCCCTCTCGCCCGATTCTCCGTCCACGTGCTCGTCCCGCTGCTGCGCCGCTCACCCCGCCTCACCGCCGGCGCCCCGAAACGCTTCGCCCAGGCCCTCGGACTCGCCTTCAGCGCCACCGCCCTCAGCCTCAGCCTCCCCGGCTGGCACCACGCCGCCACCGTGACCCTCGTGATGCTCGCTGCCGCCGCCACCCTCGAGGCCGCGTTCGGATTCTGCCTCGGATGCCGGATCTTCGGCCAGCTCATCCGCCTCGGACTCATCCCCGAGGACGTGTGTGCAGACTGCGCCGATGTCACCGCCCGCTACGCCCGCGCGAAGGCCCCCACGCTCGAGATCCCCCGTGCCGAGGTGGACATCCACGTACGCTGA
- a CDS encoding DUF1801 domain-containing protein produces the protein MSTPLEEIPGVGRPARDALTAAGHPYLESLAGVDWAELLGLHGVGKRGLERLQAALRERGLSMANAPEPEERAAEWTRGHTGVNAPDLRTAETTQSPAGYVDGLEGRRREHGRLLLEIFARATGEEPVMWGPSMIGYGRVHYRYATGREGDTFHVGFSPRKARISLYGLQGTPRSEELLGRLGKHETAVSCVYVNKPEDIDLDVLEELIRLAWETDPGACS, from the coding sequence ATGAGCACACCCCTGGAGGAGATCCCCGGTGTGGGGCGTCCCGCCCGCGACGCCCTCACCGCCGCCGGTCACCCGTACCTCGAGTCGCTCGCCGGCGTGGACTGGGCGGAGTTGCTGGGGTTGCACGGCGTCGGCAAGCGGGGGCTGGAACGCCTGCAGGCGGCACTCCGGGAACGGGGGTTGAGCATGGCGAACGCCCCCGAGCCGGAGGAACGGGCGGCGGAGTGGACGCGCGGGCACACCGGCGTCAACGCCCCCGACCTGCGGACCGCGGAGACGACGCAGTCCCCGGCCGGGTACGTCGACGGCCTGGAGGGGCGGCGCCGGGAGCACGGGCGTCTGCTGCTGGAGATCTTCGCCCGCGCCACCGGTGAGGAACCGGTCATGTGGGGGCCGAGCATGATCGGCTACGGGCGGGTGCACTACCGCTACGCCACGGGCCGGGAGGGCGACACCTTCCACGTCGGGTTCAGCCCGCGGAAGGCGCGGATCTCCCTCTACGGGCTGCAGGGGACGCCGCGTTCGGAGGAGCTGCTGGGGAGGCTGGGGAAACATGAGACGGCGGTGTCCTGCGTGTACGTGAACAAACCGGAGGACATCGACCTGGACGTGCTCGAGGAGCTCATCCGGCTGGCGTGGGAGACCGATCCGGGGGCGTGCAGCTAG
- a CDS encoding GNAT family N-acetyltransferase: protein MNSFTIRREAEADIPAIRDLTSRAFVDKPYSRQREAAIVERLRDADALTFSFMAVKGASLVGHIAASAVKISDGTGNWFGVGPISVAPERQGEGIGSLLMQRALQELREMGAAGAVSVGDPTFLGRFDFVDAPDLRLPGMDPQYFRALPLADTTLPTGTVWYHDAFVV from the coding sequence ATGAACAGCTTCACCATTCGCCGCGAGGCCGAGGCCGACATCCCCGCCATCCGGGATCTCACGTCGCGCGCGTTCGTCGACAAGCCCTACTCGCGTCAGCGTGAGGCCGCGATCGTGGAGCGGCTGCGCGACGCCGACGCCCTCACCTTCTCCTTCATGGCCGTCAAGGGCGCGTCCCTGGTGGGGCACATCGCGGCGTCCGCGGTGAAGATCTCCGACGGGACCGGGAACTGGTTCGGCGTCGGCCCGATCAGTGTCGCCCCGGAACGCCAGGGCGAGGGCATCGGTTCCCTGCTGATGCAGCGTGCCCTGCAGGAGCTGCGGGAGATGGGCGCCGCCGGCGCCGTGTCCGTCGGCGACCCGACCTTCCTCGGCCGTTTCGACTTTGTCGACGCCCCTGACCTGCGCCTGCCGGGGATGGACCCGCAGTACTTCCGGGCCCTGCCCCTCGCGGACACCACCCTGCCGACGGGCACGGTGTGGTACCACGACGCGTTCGTCGTGTAG
- a CDS encoding Fic family protein, which yields MTYRHLKKVFHAVGASAAGELHLARRNSEAALRWDLPVGEHTLFCILIPELVSLVEVIHRQEVEITRSWERLPPGVRGHYIRSLLLDEVVFTNAIEGVQSTRRQIQDALEDVRGASRQHRRFRELSHLYLALGHGNGVVPTSVQEIRELYDKIMDGELEEGERLDGELFRAEPVDVTDPGGRSVHRGFQPESKIIEGLHITLMAMSETQHAPLVSAVMSHFMFECIHPFYDGNGRTGRYLLGLRLSELLSTVTALSLSRILHEDRRKYYRAFSDVEDPLNRGDGTPFALMMMEAISESQQQLLTDLVAHHYLLGQLDEEMENLRQSGEIEPEHVRRILFLLGQIDLFGTSSGTRLSEIAAYLELSEQQTRHYLRNMEQDGLVSTTSLRPLRFILSPQGRRLLRLPEPGTDW from the coding sequence ATGACCTACCGCCATCTGAAGAAGGTCTTCCACGCGGTCGGAGCGTCCGCTGCTGGTGAGCTTCACCTGGCTCGACGCAACAGTGAAGCCGCACTGCGGTGGGATCTACCCGTGGGTGAGCACACTCTCTTCTGCATCCTCATCCCAGAACTCGTCTCCCTGGTCGAGGTCATTCACCGGCAAGAAGTGGAAATCACAAGATCATGGGAGCGCCTTCCCCCGGGGGTCCGAGGACATTACATCCGTTCACTCCTTCTCGATGAGGTCGTGTTCACCAACGCCATCGAAGGGGTGCAGTCCACACGCCGCCAGATTCAGGACGCTCTGGAGGACGTCCGTGGGGCATCGCGACAGCACCGCCGATTCCGGGAACTCTCTCACCTTTACCTGGCACTCGGCCACGGCAACGGTGTCGTTCCCACATCAGTGCAGGAGATCCGGGAGCTGTACGACAAGATCATGGACGGAGAACTGGAGGAGGGGGAGCGCCTCGACGGTGAACTGTTCCGCGCCGAGCCGGTCGATGTCACCGACCCCGGAGGCAGGTCCGTGCATCGTGGCTTTCAGCCGGAGTCCAAGATCATTGAGGGCCTGCACATAACGTTGATGGCGATGTCTGAAACGCAGCACGCACCACTCGTGTCCGCTGTGATGTCACACTTCATGTTTGAGTGCATCCACCCGTTCTATGACGGCAATGGCCGGACAGGTCGCTACCTGCTGGGACTTCGCCTGAGTGAACTGCTGTCGACGGTGACAGCCCTGAGTCTCTCTAGAATCCTGCACGAGGACCGCCGGAAGTACTACAGGGCCTTCTCTGATGTTGAGGATCCGCTGAACCGTGGTGACGGAACCCCCTTTGCCCTCATGATGATGGAGGCGATCTCCGAATCACAGCAACAACTCCTCACGGACCTGGTCGCACACCATTACCTTCTCGGGCAGCTCGACGAGGAGATGGAGAACCTTCGACAGTCCGGCGAGATCGAGCCGGAGCATGTGAGGAGAATTCTCTTCCTCCTGGGCCAGATCGACCTTTTCGGGACCTCCTCCGGAACCAGGCTCTCTGAAATTGCCGCCTACCTGGAATTGTCCGAGCAGCAGACACGCCACTATCTCAGGAACATGGAGCAGGATGGGCTGGTGTCCACGACGTCGCTGCGTCCTCTCCGTTTCATCCTCTCCCCTCAGGGCAGACGTCTCCTGAGGCTTCCCGAACCCGGTACCGACTGGTGA
- a CDS encoding DNA-3-methyladenine glycosylase, producing the protein MIDVTRTADLVAPDLLGCVVTLHGVSVRLTEVEAYLGAEDEAAHTYRGLTPRNATMFGPPGRLYVYLSYGIHLAGNIVCAPEGVGQGCLMRAGEVVGGLDTAYRRRGDVPFERLASGPGNLGRTLGLSLEDNGIEVTLEPPAEPVEWVAGPRIGISRNVDAPLRFWIPGDRTVSRRRGRP; encoded by the coding sequence ATGATCGATGTCACCCGAACCGCCGACCTTGTCGCACCTGATCTGCTGGGCTGTGTCGTCACCCTCCACGGGGTGTCGGTGCGGCTCACCGAGGTCGAGGCCTACCTGGGCGCCGAGGACGAGGCCGCCCACACCTACCGCGGTCTCACCCCGCGCAACGCGACCATGTTCGGCCCGCCCGGACGACTCTACGTCTACCTCTCCTACGGCATCCACCTGGCGGGCAACATCGTCTGCGCCCCGGAGGGCGTCGGGCAGGGGTGCCTCATGCGGGCCGGCGAGGTGGTGGGCGGGCTCGACACCGCTTATCGACGCCGCGGGGACGTCCCCTTCGAGCGCCTGGCCTCCGGCCCCGGCAACCTGGGCAGGACGCTGGGTCTCTCCCTGGAGGACAACGGCATCGAGGTCACGCTGGAACCGCCTGCGGAACCGGTGGAGTGGGTGGCCGGACCGCGGATCGGGATCTCGCGGAACGTGGACGCGCCGCTGCGTTTCTGGATCCCCGGGGACCGCACGGTCTCCAGGCGGCGGGGACGGCCATGA
- a CDS encoding HAD family hydrolase, translating to MTAVLFDLFGVLLRERTDAGRRRVERAVGGDAGMWAIYDDLRPAYDSGDVSDERFWRQLQVRTGLDPFDISEAVAADWESSMEEDPDMVALALSLIDDHVCTGILSNLPAGLAKRARAEHEWLGRFDAVTMSCDIGVIKPDPRAYAVALDAMGVPAKGTFYFDADPVNVAAAAELGMNAVLFTGVDSVREALA from the coding sequence ATGACTGCTGTGCTGTTCGACCTCTTCGGGGTCCTGCTCAGGGAGCGGACCGATGCCGGGCGACGCCGCGTGGAACGTGCCGTGGGGGGCGACGCGGGCATGTGGGCGATCTACGACGATCTGCGCCCGGCCTATGATTCCGGCGACGTGAGCGACGAGCGTTTCTGGCGTCAGCTCCAGGTGCGCACCGGACTCGACCCCTTCGACATCTCCGAGGCCGTCGCCGCCGACTGGGAGTCCTCCATGGAGGAGGACCCCGACATGGTGGCGCTCGCGCTCTCACTCATCGACGACCACGTGTGCACCGGCATCCTCTCGAACCTGCCGGCCGGCCTCGCGAAGCGGGCCCGCGCCGAGCACGAGTGGCTGGGGCGTTTCGACGCGGTGACGATGTCCTGCGACATCGGCGTGATCAAGCCCGACCCGCGTGCCTACGCGGTGGCCCTCGACGCGATGGGCGTGCCCGCCAAGGGGACGTTCTACTTCGACGCCGACCCGGTCAACGTCGCCGCCGCGGCGGAACTGGGCATGAACGCCGTGCTGTTCACCGGCGTGGATTCCGTGCGGGAGGCGCTGGCATGA
- a CDS encoding gamma carbonic anhydrase family protein: protein MIIEFEGKKPRIHPTAWIAPNAVIIGDVEIGPDSSVFYGCVLRGDVNAIRIGARTNIQDNSVLHVDGDAPCILGDDVTVGHMALVHGTTVGDGTLVGMKSALLSRSVIGSGALIAAGAVVLEGFEVPDRTLAAGVPAKIRRELAPEQYEGFIPHAGRYVDLSKRHAALGE, encoded by the coding sequence ATGATCATCGAGTTCGAGGGTAAGAAACCGCGCATCCACCCGACGGCGTGGATCGCGCCGAACGCGGTGATCATCGGCGACGTCGAGATCGGCCCCGACAGTTCCGTGTTCTACGGCTGCGTCCTGCGCGGCGACGTCAACGCCATCCGCATCGGCGCCCGCACCAACATCCAGGACAACTCGGTCCTGCACGTCGACGGCGACGCTCCCTGCATCCTCGGCGACGATGTCACCGTCGGCCACATGGCGCTGGTACACGGTACGACGGTCGGTGACGGCACGCTCGTGGGCATGAAGTCGGCGCTGCTCTCGCGCTCGGTGATCGGTTCCGGGGCGCTCATCGCCGCCGGGGCCGTGGTGCTCGAGGGATTCGAGGTGCCGGACCGCACCCTGGCCGCCGGCGTCCCCGCGAAGATCCGCCGCGAGCTGGCCCCGGAGCAGTACGAGGGTTTCATCCCGCACGCCGGACGCTACGTCGACCTGTCGAAGAGGCACGCGGCGCTGGGGGAGTAG
- a CDS encoding thioredoxin family protein: protein MGLFGKKKETIDLGMSAPEPDTARVKILGPGCRKCRALESAVTQALAEMGSTETPSHVTDFAQIAAYGVMSTPALVIDEEVVSSARALSTAEAKALLEEKLG from the coding sequence ATGGGACTGTTCGGAAAGAAGAAGGAGACCATCGACCTCGGCATGTCCGCCCCCGAACCCGACACCGCACGGGTGAAGATTCTCGGGCCCGGCTGCCGTAAGTGCCGGGCCCTGGAGTCCGCCGTGACCCAGGCCCTGGCGGAGATGGGCAGCACCGAGACCCCGAGCCACGTCACCGACTTCGCGCAGATCGCCGCCTACGGGGTCATGAGCACCCCGGCCCTGGTCATCGACGAGGAGGTCGTCTCCTCCGCCCGCGCCCTCAGCACCGCAGAGGCCAAGGCGCTGCTGGAGGAAAAGCTCGGCTGA